A region from the Haloarcula limicola genome encodes:
- a CDS encoding sulfotransferase family protein — MQNASRPTFLIPGVSRAGTTTLHDYLSEHDDIFMPAAKELRFFDRDENYSRGTEYYEQQFANHDGETAVGEASPPYWYRGITFDSNRNYRFDPSDDPPARIREQYPDIKLIFTLRNPISRAYSQYWKNVRQGRERVYPFSDAIEAEIEGSRDHRDTAMCWYYKNQYSTHLERWFDLFDEDQILLLIFEEWIGDPPAALDRICEFLDVEPPEQWRDTDRQKNETKTPKNLRLNEIYHDHLRWTGIGELIYYLNLRTGYPEMDSEMERYLADAFESEISAVERIIGRKLDVWRNDPF; from the coding sequence ATGCAGAACGCCAGCCGCCCGACATTTCTCATCCCCGGCGTCTCGCGTGCCGGGACTACGACGCTTCACGACTATCTTTCCGAACACGACGATATATTCATGCCGGCAGCGAAGGAACTCCGGTTCTTCGATCGAGACGAGAACTACTCCAGAGGGACTGAGTATTACGAGCAGCAGTTCGCGAATCACGACGGCGAGACGGCCGTCGGCGAGGCGTCGCCACCGTACTGGTATCGGGGCATCACGTTCGATTCGAACCGCAACTACCGCTTCGACCCCAGCGACGATCCTCCGGCTCGTATCCGCGAGCAGTACCCCGACATCAAGCTGATATTCACGCTTCGTAACCCGATATCACGGGCGTACTCTCAGTACTGGAAGAACGTTAGGCAGGGACGGGAACGGGTGTATCCGTTCAGCGATGCGATCGAGGCCGAGATAGAGGGAAGCCGCGACCACCGAGACACCGCGATGTGTTGGTACTACAAGAACCAGTATTCGACTCACTTAGAGCGGTGGTTCGACCTCTTCGACGAGGACCAGATACTCCTGCTGATATTCGAAGAGTGGATCGGTGACCCGCCCGCCGCGTTGGATCGGATCTGTGAGTTCCTCGACGTCGAGCCACCGGAGCAGTGGCGTGATACGGACCGACAGAAGAACGAGACGAAGACGCCGAAGAACCTCCGTCTCAACGAGATTTATCACGACCACCTTCGCTGGACCGGTATCGGCGAACTCATCTACTACCTGAATCTCCGGACGGGATATCCCGAGATGGACTCCGAAATGGAACGATATCTCGCCGACGCCTTCGAGTCGGAGATATCGGCAGTCGAGAGGATCATCGGGCGGAAACTGGACGTCTGGCGGAACGATCCCTTCTGA
- a CDS encoding PHP domain-containing protein codes for MTSEIAADLHMHTVGSDGTDTLDDRIEQARERDLEAIAITDHDRVLDELGAGSQRMSGIEVVTGVEIRADIFETKVELLGYFIDPTDAALDSVLDRARTYRRERNRRLVSELNDVTDLELSYEALQSDVRGGMGRPHLAEILLEEEYVDGIGEAFSEYLAEDGRCYVPMERIPCGEVVDAIHAAGGVASLAHPGRIRSDRIPEIVQAAVRNGVDAIETWYPYDADVEFGIEDADRLTADHDLLQTGGSDCHGRESGKFRIGTVGVSAETVEALRSASAERSE; via the coding sequence ATGACCTCCGAGATCGCGGCGGATCTCCACATGCATACAGTCGGATCCGACGGAACCGACACGCTCGACGATCGAATCGAACAGGCGCGAGAGCGGGACTTAGAGGCGATCGCGATAACGGACCACGATCGTGTTCTCGACGAACTCGGCGCAGGCTCGCAACGAATGAGCGGGATAGAGGTGGTAACTGGCGTCGAAATCAGGGCCGACATTTTCGAGACGAAGGTCGAGCTGCTGGGGTATTTCATCGATCCGACAGACGCGGCGCTCGACTCAGTTCTCGACCGCGCTCGAACGTATCGGCGCGAGCGAAATAGACGACTCGTCAGCGAACTCAATGATGTGACCGACCTCGAGCTGAGCTACGAAGCGTTACAAAGCGATGTCCGTGGCGGGATGGGACGGCCACATCTGGCCGAGATTTTATTGGAAGAGGAATACGTAGACGGCATCGGTGAGGCGTTCTCCGAGTATCTCGCAGAGGATGGCCGATGTTACGTCCCGATGGAGCGGATTCCCTGCGGCGAGGTCGTCGACGCCATCCACGCGGCCGGCGGTGTCGCGTCGCTCGCCCACCCCGGTCGCATCCGATCCGACCGGATCCCGGAGATAGTCCAAGCTGCGGTTCGGAACGGGGTCGACGCCATCGAAACGTGGTATCCGTACGATGCGGACGTCGAGTTCGGTATCGAGGACGCCGACCGATTGACCGCTGATCACGACCTGCTGCAAACCGGCGGATCAGACTGTCACGGGCGGGAATCCGGAAAGTTCAGAATCGGGACGGTCGGCGTGTCAGCGGAGACGGTAGAGGCGCTCCGCTCGGCCAGCGCTGAACGCAGTGAGTGA
- a CDS encoding glycosyltransferase family 4 protein yields MTEPDLPDVCVVTHPLAAAGENATRSLLDVLSAITSVALVTADLPGDSEIRENRELIELTRKGSGDTVLVAATRFLLNQLRMCRVLADRDEEVVLFYGATSYLLPILVARALGKTVLVEPRGDVPLTLRLNWEQRLPAPLARGLAGAVRALERAGFAAADGVVTYTPSMARQLDLHPEAPDVFPTGARYVRTDEFAVEKPYAERERVVGFLGRLDEEKGIRELATVARTLPDDVTFRFIGDGDLREWLEAELAAEIDAGRVELAGWVDHDDVPAQLNDLSLLVLPSQPTEGLPTTILEALACGTPVYASPVSGVPDVVREGETGFLIDSREPSALREGIESILDRDDRERISENGRALIEREYSFEAAVERYRAILRQYAPPRSSEAEGWRRP; encoded by the coding sequence ATGACGGAACCCGACCTCCCCGACGTCTGCGTCGTCACCCATCCACTCGCCGCCGCCGGTGAGAACGCGACACGAAGCCTGCTGGACGTGCTCTCGGCTATCACGAGTGTCGCCCTCGTGACCGCCGACCTCCCCGGAGACTCGGAGATTCGCGAGAACCGCGAACTGATCGAACTCACCCGGAAGGGGTCGGGTGATACCGTTCTCGTTGCCGCGACCCGCTTCCTCCTCAACCAGTTACGGATGTGTCGCGTGCTGGCCGACCGCGACGAGGAGGTCGTCCTTTTCTACGGCGCGACGTCGTATCTGCTCCCGATTCTCGTAGCCCGCGCACTCGGCAAGACCGTCCTCGTCGAACCGCGCGGGGACGTTCCGCTCACGTTGCGTCTCAACTGGGAACAGCGGCTACCAGCGCCGCTCGCTCGCGGACTCGCCGGCGCGGTGCGCGCCCTCGAACGGGCGGGGTTCGCCGCGGCCGACGGCGTCGTCACCTACACGCCGAGCATGGCTCGGCAACTCGACCTCCACCCCGAAGCACCGGACGTCTTCCCGACCGGCGCGCGGTACGTTCGGACCGACGAGTTCGCCGTCGAGAAACCCTACGCGGAGCGAGAGCGCGTCGTCGGCTTCCTCGGCCGCCTTGACGAGGAGAAGGGTATCCGCGAACTGGCGACGGTCGCTCGGACCCTTCCCGACGACGTGACCTTCCGCTTCATCGGCGACGGCGACTTACGCGAGTGGCTGGAGGCCGAACTCGCCGCCGAGATCGACGCCGGGCGCGTCGAACTCGCGGGCTGGGTCGACCACGACGACGTGCCCGCCCAGTTGAACGACCTCTCCCTGCTCGTCTTGCCCTCCCAACCGACGGAGGGATTGCCGACGACGATACTGGAGGCGCTGGCCTGTGGCACCCCGGTGTACGCCTCGCCGGTCTCCGGCGTTCCAGACGTGGTGCGGGAGGGCGAGACGGGTTTTCTCATCGACTCCAGAGAGCCCTCGGCGCTCAGAGAGGGCATCGAATCGATCCTCGACCGCGACGACCGCGAGCGAATAAGTGAGAACGGGCGTGCGCTGATAGAGCGCGAGTACAGTTTCGAGGCGGCCGTCGAGCGCTATCGGGCGATTCTGCGTCAGTATGCGCCCCCCCGCTCGTCCGAAGCCGAGGGGTGGCGTCGTCCGTAG
- a CDS encoding lipopolysaccharide biosynthesis protein has protein sequence MALKLGRTAAFHFLSQVVVSLSGFVATFAIARLLGPEPLGYYAKATAVLFLVAVPIIAVHTAIIKRMSEAGERDAYFGGGIVIIGGILLVLVVTVSLSKSYFEQYVGAPVTTEFVFLLVGTGVFRLLQAVLSGEKQVVHSGSIQSVERIVRTVLQVGFILLGYSISGLLIGHAVALLTAGVLGLYLSQSRPRLPEREHLHSLVEYSRFSWLARLKSRAFSWTDTAVLGLFVTSSLVGIYEVAWTLSATLILVSKSVQHTLFPEFSDLSTDDSYDQIHHLLNEGLVFTGVFCLPGLVGAALVGPRILAIYDGAFRAGATVLVVLVYAQLVAAFGEQFISAINAIDRPEVAFRVSGAFIAVNVALNVALVSTYGWEWAAAATALSATGLLVVSFGVIARLIGRPSLPWTEFASQAVSALGMGGILLAARDTIPAGHYWTVAIVILAAGVYLGLLVSLSTRVRDKAISLLDSVIPA, from the coding sequence ATGGCGTTGAAACTCGGTCGGACTGCCGCATTTCACTTTCTCTCGCAGGTCGTGGTTTCGCTGTCCGGGTTCGTCGCCACGTTCGCGATCGCCAGACTGCTCGGTCCCGAGCCGCTCGGTTATTACGCGAAGGCGACGGCAGTTCTGTTCCTCGTCGCTGTACCGATAATCGCCGTCCACACCGCCATAATCAAGCGAATGAGCGAAGCGGGGGAACGGGACGCGTATTTCGGCGGCGGAATCGTCATCATTGGCGGGATACTGCTCGTGTTGGTTGTGACCGTGTCGCTGTCAAAGTCGTACTTCGAACAGTACGTCGGTGCACCGGTCACGACCGAATTCGTATTCCTCTTGGTCGGTACCGGAGTCTTCAGACTACTGCAGGCCGTACTGAGCGGCGAGAAACAGGTCGTCCACTCGGGGTCAATACAGAGCGTAGAGCGGATCGTGCGGACGGTGCTACAGGTCGGTTTCATACTCCTCGGCTACAGCATCTCCGGGCTGCTCATCGGACACGCCGTGGCGTTGCTGACGGCCGGCGTGTTGGGGCTGTATCTCTCTCAGTCGCGGCCGCGTCTCCCGGAGCGAGAACACCTTCACAGCCTCGTGGAGTATTCCCGTTTCTCTTGGCTCGCACGACTCAAGAGCCGAGCGTTTAGCTGGACCGACACCGCGGTACTCGGCCTGTTCGTGACGTCGTCGCTCGTCGGTATCTACGAAGTCGCCTGGACGCTGTCGGCGACGCTCATTCTCGTCAGTAAGTCGGTCCAGCATACGCTGTTTCCCGAGTTCAGCGACCTCAGTACGGACGATAGCTACGACCAGATACATCACTTACTCAACGAGGGACTCGTGTTCACCGGCGTTTTTTGTCTCCCGGGACTGGTCGGCGCCGCGCTCGTCGGACCGCGTATTCTGGCGATATACGACGGCGCGTTCCGAGCCGGTGCGACCGTCTTGGTCGTTCTCGTCTACGCCCAACTCGTCGCGGCGTTCGGTGAGCAGTTCATCTCGGCTATCAACGCGATCGATCGCCCCGAAGTAGCGTTTCGGGTTAGTGGCGCGTTCATCGCCGTGAACGTCGCGTTGAACGTCGCTCTCGTCTCGACGTACGGCTGGGAGTGGGCGGCGGCCGCTACGGCGCTCTCGGCGACCGGTCTGCTCGTCGTGAGCTTCGGCGTCATCGCGCGGCTCATCGGCCGACCGAGCCTGCCTTGGACGGAATTCGCTTCACAGGCTGTCTCGGCGCTCGGGATGGGGGGTATTTTGCTAGCCGCTCGCGATACGATACCAGCCGGTCACTACTGGACGGTAGCAATCGTGATTCTGGCCGCAGGCGTCTATCTGGGGCTACTCGTCAGTCTCTCTACGAGAGTCAGGGACAAGGCGATCTCGCTGCTCGATTCGGTCATTCCAGCCTAA
- a CDS encoding glycosyltransferase family 2 protein — protein sequence MAEPSDTTNGTEASTSESPVSVVVPYSPAHTPENIFDDAVATAQSQSVPTELIVVEDTEQRGPSWARNRGLERASTRYVAFLDADDYWHDGKLARQLAEMDESETGICVEADDVQPSQFLRELYLGNIASLTSSVLVDTERTDIRFEEALERREDHLFVLESAAQSGICFVPDLFTVGGHDESLSQGTATRYRLEQDFRFSRYVKERVPEVRDALRFYEQPRCDHAFDNTPGDLYRLALLWPSLRAVVGMWISLLCQRLS from the coding sequence ATGGCGGAGCCATCAGATACCACGAACGGAACCGAGGCAAGTACCAGTGAGAGTCCCGTCTCGGTCGTCGTCCCGTATAGTCCCGCACACACGCCGGAAAATATCTTCGACGACGCCGTCGCAACGGCGCAATCTCAGTCGGTTCCGACGGAACTGATCGTCGTAGAGGACACCGAACAACGAGGACCGTCATGGGCGCGTAATCGAGGGCTCGAACGCGCATCGACCCGTTACGTCGCGTTTCTCGATGCCGACGACTACTGGCACGACGGGAAGTTGGCCCGTCAGCTCGCCGAGATGGACGAGTCCGAAACGGGGATCTGTGTCGAAGCCGACGACGTGCAGCCGTCGCAGTTTCTCCGGGAGCTGTATCTCGGCAACATCGCCTCGCTCACATCGTCCGTACTCGTCGATACCGAGCGGACCGACATCCGATTCGAGGAAGCACTCGAACGCCGGGAAGACCACTTATTCGTCCTCGAATCGGCCGCACAGAGCGGTATCTGTTTCGTTCCCGACCTCTTTACCGTCGGCGGTCACGACGAGAGCCTCTCACAGGGGACGGCGACTCGGTACCGGCTCGAACAGGATTTCCGCTTCTCTCGGTACGTCAAAGAGCGCGTACCCGAGGTACGCGATGCGCTCCGGTTTTACGAACAGCCTCGGTGCGACCACGCGTTCGACAACACGCCGGGAGACCTCTATCGGCTCGCGCTCCTCTGGCCGTCTCTACGGGCGGTCGTCGGAATGTGGATCTCGCTACTGTGCCAGCGGCTCAGTTAG
- a CDS encoding sulfotransferase domain-containing protein gives MLSDTDEWVPDFVIVGPQKCATTWMYEGLAEHPEVYVPDTDSVHYFDMGYHRGTEWYRQHFPADPDEYAVIGEETPSYIRSEVTPERIAELNPDAKLLFSLRNPVDRAFSHYWHEKSKGKISFEFEELFENYDLYENWIRPGMYVDHIERFEEHFDSDQLKLLYFDDLVADDESFIESVYDFVGADPTFRPSILDERVNDARRSFGINAVDKAYYRAVNFVYRNFGESIKRPIRPLHEFVQSGDLSNPFQSESEYEKGMNPETRRRLEEIYLPKTKDLDERVDKTFEHWFEHVDY, from the coding sequence ATGCTGTCTGATACCGACGAGTGGGTCCCCGATTTCGTTATCGTCGGCCCCCAGAAGTGCGCCACGACGTGGATGTACGAGGGGCTGGCCGAACACCCCGAGGTCTACGTCCCCGATACGGACTCCGTCCATTACTTCGACATGGGGTACCACCGCGGTACGGAGTGGTACCGCCAGCACTTCCCGGCGGACCCCGATGAATACGCGGTCATCGGGGAGGAGACGCCGTCGTACATCCGATCAGAAGTGACTCCCGAGCGGATAGCGGAGCTGAACCCGGACGCGAAGCTACTGTTCTCGCTTCGGAACCCGGTGGACAGGGCGTTCTCTCACTACTGGCACGAGAAGTCGAAGGGGAAGATATCCTTCGAGTTTGAGGAACTCTTCGAGAACTACGACCTCTACGAGAACTGGATTCGACCCGGGATGTACGTGGACCACATCGAGCGTTTCGAGGAGCATTTCGACTCGGACCAACTCAAGCTGCTGTATTTCGACGACCTGGTCGCGGACGACGAATCGTTCATCGAATCAGTGTACGACTTCGTCGGTGCGGACCCGACGTTCCGACCGTCGATACTCGACGAGCGGGTCAACGACGCCAGGCGGAGTTTCGGTATCAACGCCGTCGACAAGGCCTACTATCGGGCGGTGAACTTCGTTTATCGAAACTTCGGCGAGTCGATCAAGCGACCGATTCGACCGCTCCACGAGTTCGTTCAGAGCGGCGACCTCAGTAACCCGTTCCAGTCCGAATCGGAATACGAAAAGGGAATGAATCCCGAGACGCGACGGCGTCTCGAAGAGATATACCTACCCAAGACCAAGGACTTAGACGAACGGGTGGATAAGACGTTCGAACACTGGTTCGAACACGTGGATTACTGA
- a CDS encoding polysaccharide deacetylase family protein produces the protein MYHSVHPGAEKEWGPWQYAVTPETFERQLAYITTEYDVSSLSDLLESCLAGSPPAEPTAVITFDDGYRDNLTEALPLLERYEAPATVFVAGKYLDGMSPYEYRLAAKLQSATGVAVSIGGETVDQPLTDDESRHDAYERLRATLKFERSDVRDAVIARIDGTTTAAPAMLSGNELRRLDTHRLIEIGAHGYEHVPLTSLDEDALTSDVLRSKTELERYLDRDIEQFSYPYGACSEAVAEAVERAGFRSAVTTVPRRISAAAVSGSRFRIPRLDGATVSVPRY, from the coding sequence ATGTATCATAGCGTACACCCCGGCGCCGAGAAGGAGTGGGGGCCGTGGCAGTACGCCGTGACGCCGGAGACGTTCGAGCGACAGCTCGCGTATATCACCACCGAATACGACGTCTCGTCGCTCTCGGACCTCCTCGAATCGTGTCTTGCAGGGTCACCGCCGGCCGAACCGACCGCTGTCATCACGTTCGACGACGGCTACCGGGACAATCTGACCGAGGCGCTCCCGCTACTGGAGCGGTACGAGGCACCCGCCACCGTTTTCGTCGCCGGAAAGTATCTCGACGGGATGTCTCCGTACGAGTATCGGCTCGCGGCGAAGTTGCAGTCTGCTACCGGCGTGGCCGTCTCTATCGGCGGGGAAACGGTCGATCAGCCACTCACTGACGACGAGAGCCGACACGACGCGTACGAGCGCCTTCGAGCGACGCTGAAGTTCGAACGATCCGATGTCCGAGACGCAGTCATAGCGCGAATCGACGGGACGACTACCGCCGCTCCGGCGATGTTGAGCGGTAACGAGCTACGGCGACTCGATACCCACCGGCTGATCGAGATCGGCGCGCACGGGTACGAACACGTCCCGTTGACATCGCTGGACGAGGACGCGCTCACATCCGACGTTCTGCGTTCGAAGACCGAGCTAGAGCGGTACCTCGACCGAGATATCGAACAGTTCTCCTATCCCTATGGTGCCTGCTCCGAAGCGGTCGCCGAGGCGGTCGAACGTGCAGGGTTCCGATCGGCCGTGACGACCGTCCCACGTCGCATATCAGCGGCCGCTGTTTCGGGTTCCCGATTTCGAATCCCCAGACTCGACGGGGCGACAGTATCAGTCCCGCGGTATTGA
- the sat gene encoding sulfate adenylyltransferase, whose amino-acid sequence MIPPHGNTLVDRFLSPERSEELRDEFDSYPEIQLDQNLYYDFLNISSGAYSPLTGFLSQNDFLKVVNDMTLEGGEPWTLPIVLDVTAQKANEMSPGDRVGITGPNGERLGLLDVDEIYRYNGEEAARKIFGTDDPDHPGVETFLEKDPFFVGGDIKAFDDADGMNADHFLKPIESRVLFNQKGWDTVVGFQTRNVPHRAHEYLQKSALEQTDGLFIQPKIGEKKAGDYANEAILSAYETLVEGYYPENAIVLAMFSSRMWYAGPREAVFDSIVRKNYGCTHFIIGRDHAGVGEYYSDFASQEIFDRVGTVGITPLYYHYAFFCRRCDGVVSEKICPHDASEHVEPSGTKLRAMLGDGELPSEKLMRPEVAEDILQMDDVFVSN is encoded by the coding sequence ATGATTCCTCCCCACGGAAATACGCTCGTCGACCGTTTTTTGTCCCCAGAACGTAGCGAGGAACTAAGAGATGAGTTCGACAGCTATCCGGAGATTCAACTCGACCAGAACCTCTACTACGACTTTCTGAATATCTCCAGTGGAGCCTACAGTCCGCTTACCGGTTTCCTATCGCAGAACGACTTCCTGAAGGTCGTGAACGATATGACGCTCGAAGGGGGGGAACCGTGGACGCTCCCGATCGTACTCGACGTCACCGCGCAGAAAGCAAACGAGATGAGCCCCGGCGACCGCGTCGGTATTACGGGGCCGAATGGGGAACGACTCGGCCTACTGGACGTAGACGAGATCTATCGCTACAACGGTGAGGAAGCGGCCAGAAAGATATTCGGAACCGACGACCCGGACCATCCCGGCGTCGAGACCTTTCTGGAGAAGGATCCCTTCTTCGTCGGGGGCGATATAAAGGCGTTCGACGACGCGGACGGCATGAACGCGGACCACTTTCTGAAGCCGATCGAATCGCGCGTTCTATTCAATCAAAAGGGCTGGGACACTGTCGTCGGCTTTCAAACACGGAACGTCCCGCACCGCGCTCACGAGTATCTCCAGAAGTCGGCGCTCGAACAGACTGACGGGCTGTTCATCCAGCCCAAAATCGGAGAGAAGAAAGCCGGCGACTACGCTAACGAAGCGATACTCTCCGCGTACGAGACGCTCGTCGAGGGGTATTATCCGGAGAACGCCATCGTCCTCGCGATGTTCTCCTCGCGGATGTGGTACGCCGGACCGCGTGAAGCGGTGTTCGACAGTATCGTCCGGAAGAACTACGGCTGTACCCACTTCATAATCGGCCGCGACCACGCCGGCGTCGGTGAGTACTATAGTGACTTCGCATCACAGGAAATCTTCGATCGCGTCGGGACGGTCGGTATCACGCCACTGTATTACCACTACGCGTTCTTCTGCCGACGCTGTGACGGAGTCGTCTCCGAGAAGATCTGTCCCCACGACGCTTCGGAGCACGTCGAACCGAGCGGGACGAAGCTACGAGCGATGCTCGGCGACGGAGAACTGCCCAGCGAGAAACTGATGCGACCCGAAGTGGCCGAAGATATATTGCAAATGGACGACGTATTTGTGAGTAACTAA
- the aglG gene encoding glucosyl-dolichyl phosphate glucuronosyltransferase codes for MRVSVVLCTHTMERYDDCRAAAESVLSQTYDDVELVLVSDGSEAVADRFETDFGGRESVLVHCNDENVGLLESRNNGAELATGEVVAFLDDDAVAAEDWVEKLVGGYERDDADGDVPAVGGRMVPAWVAGKPAFLPDEFYWLVGVTHRGFGPDGDPEKAGEVRNTFGSNISFRRDAFLELGGFEDDIGGRQGAKNLQGGETELCARLQREYGTGVYYVPDALVAHKVFDYRTDPGWLVDRAFWQGYSKRGMEVFVPESTGDESAFLGDLLFEFVPNRLRGLVRSPSVAAVLQLIFLFVLTGAVGAGYLYGAYVWG; via the coding sequence ATGCGCGTCTCGGTCGTCCTGTGTACGCATACGATGGAGCGATACGACGACTGTCGGGCGGCGGCCGAGAGTGTCCTCTCCCAGACCTACGACGACGTCGAACTCGTCCTCGTCTCCGACGGGAGCGAGGCCGTCGCCGATCGCTTCGAAACCGACTTCGGCGGCCGAGAGAGCGTCCTCGTCCACTGTAACGACGAGAACGTCGGCTTACTGGAGAGCCGGAACAACGGAGCCGAGTTGGCGACAGGAGAGGTGGTGGCCTTTCTCGACGACGACGCCGTCGCCGCCGAAGACTGGGTCGAGAAACTCGTCGGCGGCTACGAACGCGACGACGCCGACGGCGACGTCCCGGCCGTCGGCGGACGGATGGTCCCGGCGTGGGTCGCCGGCAAGCCCGCCTTTCTCCCCGACGAGTTCTACTGGCTCGTCGGCGTCACGCACCGCGGGTTCGGCCCGGACGGCGACCCCGAAAAAGCGGGCGAGGTTCGCAACACCTTCGGCTCGAACATCTCCTTTCGACGCGACGCCTTCCTCGAACTGGGCGGGTTCGAGGACGACATCGGCGGCCGACAGGGCGCGAAGAACCTGCAGGGCGGCGAGACGGAGCTGTGCGCTCGACTCCAGCGCGAGTACGGTACCGGTGTCTACTACGTTCCCGATGCCCTCGTCGCGCACAAGGTCTTCGACTACCGCACCGACCCCGGCTGGCTCGTCGACCGGGCGTTCTGGCAGGGGTATTCGAAACGCGGGATGGAAGTGTTCGTCCCCGAATCGACGGGCGACGAGTCGGCGTTCTTGGGCGACTTGCTGTTCGAATTCGTGCCGAACCGTCTCCGTGGCCTCGTCCGCTCGCCGTCGGTGGCCGCCGTCCTGCAACTGATATTCCTCTTCGTGCTGACCGGCGCGGTCGGCGCTGGCTACCTCTACGGAGCGTACGTGTGGGGTTGA
- the cysC gene encoding adenylyl-sulfate kinase — MFTLWFMGRPASGKSTLASRVEDELIEHGLPIENLDGDDLRQNLHPGLGFSREDRRLNNKRTAYICKLLNRNDIPVIVGMITPFRESQQQAREIIESEGDFVLIYTKCSIEECERRDPKELYKQAREGKIEKFTGVNHPFQEPLDPDLIVDTEHDSLDDCVGQVMNYLGSNHIIDQPLEGYDFSISRNEELSVIEQLREKGKLDSDS; from the coding sequence ATGTTCACACTCTGGTTCATGGGTCGTCCGGCGTCCGGGAAGTCGACACTGGCGAGCCGCGTAGAGGACGAATTGATCGAACACGGATTGCCAATAGAGAACTTGGACGGAGACGATCTCCGACAAAATCTCCATCCCGGACTCGGCTTCTCTCGGGAAGACCGGCGATTGAACAACAAACGGACGGCATACATCTGTAAACTGCTTAATCGGAACGACATTCCCGTCATCGTCGGTATGATAACGCCGTTCCGAGAGTCCCAGCAGCAGGCGCGTGAGATAATCGAATCTGAAGGCGATTTCGTCCTCATCTACACGAAGTGCTCGATAGAGGAGTGCGAACGGCGTGACCCGAAAGAGCTGTACAAACAGGCGCGGGAAGGCAAAATCGAGAAGTTCACCGGCGTCAACCACCCCTTCCAGGAACCGCTCGATCCAGATCTCATCGTCGACACCGAACACGACTCGCTCGACGACTGCGTCGGCCAAGTCATGAATTATCTGGGTTCGAACCACATCATCGACCAGCCGCTCGAAGGATACGACTTCAGCATCTCCCGAAACGAGGAGCTGTCCGTCATCGAACAGCTACGCGAGAAGGGAAAACTCGACTCGGACTCGTAA